One window from the genome of Diospyros lotus cultivar Yz01 chromosome 11, ASM1463336v1, whole genome shotgun sequence encodes:
- the LOC127813604 gene encoding geraniol 8-hydroxylase-like yields the protein MELYILLICISISWFFFFNPLLRRSSAKKLPPGPAGLPLIGSLYRLGPRPNQTLAELSKIYGPIMTLKLGTVTTIVASSADAAKAILQTHDHSFSGRPVPVSVATQPNPDATIAWVPSDNSWRSRRRICATQMFNAQKLDQLQHLRQRKVQELVSHIKCHAVSEAPVDIGRAAFATTLNLMSNTIFSIDMVGPDFNSAQEFKDLVWAIMENAGKPNLSDYFPVLRRLDLQGLKQRIRPAYKRLHEIFDEVIEKRLRDRSFDPVNGKKGDFLDSLLDQCEEDGSNFNSTTIKPVILDLFIAGSDTSAITTEWAMAELLRNPNILERARNEIITNIGTDRQMQESDIDNLPYLRAVVKETMRLHPAAPLLLPHKARNDVELLGFVVSKNTQVLVNAWAIGRDAKHWEDPSSFSPQRFLNSGLDYKGRDFEYIPFGAGRRICPGIPLAIRMVHLMLASILQSFNWKLPPGTMPEKMDMEQQFGVTLKKAVPLLAIPVMETKL from the exons ATGGAACTGTACATTTTGCTCATCTGCATCTCAATTtcctggttcttcttcttcaacccatTGCTCCGCCGCTCCTCCGCTAAGAAGCTGCCGCCGGGTCCCGCCGGACTTCCCCTGATAGGCTCTCTCTACCGCCTGGGCCCCCGCCCAAACCAAACCCTCGCCGAACTCTCCAAAATCTACGGGCCCATCATGACCCTTAAACTCGGCACCGTCACCACCATCGTCGCGTCCTCCGCGGACGCCGCCAAAGCCATCCTCCAAACACACGACCACAGCTTCTCCGGCCGCCCAGTCCCTGTCTCCGTCGCCACCCAGCCCAACCCCGACGCCACCATAGCCTGGGTCCCATCCGACAACTCCTGGCGCAGCCGCCGCCGCATCTGCGCCACCCAGATGTTCAACGCCCAGAAGCTCGACCAGCTCCAGCACCTCCGCCAACGGAAGGTCCAGGAACTCGTCTCCCACATAAAGTGCCACGCCGTTTCGGAAGCTCCAGTGGACATTGGGCGGGCTGCTTTTGCGACGACTCTGAACTTGATGTCCAACACCATTTTCTCGATCGACATGGTCGGCCCTGACTTCAATTCGGCGCAGGAGTTCAAGGACCTGGTCTGGGCCATCATGGAGAACGCCGGGAAGCCCAACTTGTCAGATTATTTTCCGGTGCTCCGGCGGCTTGACTTGCAGGGACTGAAACAGCGTATAAGACCTGCGTATAAGAGGCTTCATGAAATATTTGACGAAGTTATTGAGAAGCGCTTGAGAGATAGAAGTTTTGATCCGGTGAACGGCAAAAAAGGGGATTTCTTGGACTCTCTTCTGGATCAGTGTGAAGAAGATGGCTCGAATTTTAACTCCACGACAATCAAGCCCGTGATACTG GACTTGTTTATTGCTGGAAGCGATACATCTGCGATAACAACGGAATGGGCAATGGCGGAGCTTCTTCGAAACCCAAATATTCTGGAAAGAGCAAGAAATGAGATCATCACAAACATCGGAACCGACCGGCAAATGCAGGAATCCGACATAGACAATCTTCCATATCTCCGGGCAGTCGTGAAAGAGACGATGAGACTCCACCCAGCCGCCCCCCTTCTCTTGCCCCACAAAGCAAGAAACGATGTTGAATTGTTGGGCTTCGTCGTGTCGAAGAACACTCAGGTACTGGTGAACGCGTGGGCCATCGGAAGAGATGCCAAGCACTGGGAGGACCCTTCTTCGTTTTCGCCGCAGAGGTTCTTAAACTCTGGTTTGGACTATAAAGGCCGGGACTTTGAATATATTCCTTTCGGAGCTGGCCGGAGGATATGCCCTGGCATTCCGCTGGCTATTCGGATGGTCCATTTGATGTTGGCTTCGATTCTTCAGTCCTTCAACTGGAAGCTACCTCCGGGAACTATGCCGGAGAAGATGGATATGGAGCAGCAGTTTGGAGTTACATTGAAGAAAGCTGTTCCCCTCCTTGCCATTCCTGTGATGGAAACAAAACtttga